A window of Eucalyptus grandis isolate ANBG69807.140 chromosome 4, ASM1654582v1, whole genome shotgun sequence genomic DNA:
GCCGCCCACGGCCACGTAGGCTCGATCGGCAGCCAGCCGCGGCGGCAATTGACGGCTGCTGGCCACCGTGAGAGCAGAAGCATAAGAGGCACCTTTGTAGGTATTAGCTATAGCAGCGATTGAGAGAAAAGATAGCCTCCTTAAAATACGAAATtcctagacaaaaaaaaaaaaaaatcacataagtaacaatatttataaaaaaaatcctaatttaaataaaattaatcttgaaaatattattaaaattaaaatttcagatcAAGATTCTAATAACTAGAGCTAATCTTGAAATCTTGGTATCAAGCTCTCTTCTCTTTGATAATGATGATAGATTAAGACTAACCTGTGGTTGCTGGTAAAGATCTCTTTTTCTATCGCAATATGATAGGGCCACCTCTGTGATCAATCACAACCTAGGTAGCATGGACATATGACACGATACAccaacacgtcatttctcaaaaatagaaaatttcgatATGTTAAGACacattattattaaataaatatttttatttttaattaatttgattcaaattcacaaataaataaataaataaataaaaagagcttataatgaatttacattaataatatttataatctattcatagaaaatttaaaagacatattcatagttaatgcATACCCATATTTGAGAATAggtttttaactttaacaaaaattatggaTGAGACTAATgactaataaataaatttatgatattctataatcattttaaattattattatgtaacattcaatatttttattttttgaaatcacttttaactcatttatttatttttataacaaaaataactttGCTGCTCAAAAGTTATGCCCCTTAAAAACttctcaaaaattattttcctctctttttctctctaaacTCTCATCCCCCAAAATCATTCCCCTCCCCCATTTCTTTCTCCCCCTATCCCCCAAGCCACCCCAAAATCCCCCATCAGTTTCTTAcctgctctctctcttcctcttccctcaCCCCAAAATCCCCCATCAGTTTCTTAcctgctctctctcttcctcttccctcaCGGCAGCACCTGCTCCCCACCCCCATCAATCACCCCCATCCCTGCTCCCCTACCCCGGTTTATCTTTGCCCCCACCCTACGACACCCACCTCTCCGGCCCGGTTTCTTTCCATTGTCCCCAccaccctccctctcttcttgctAAAACCTTAATCACGACACTCTCCCGGTCACCTCATCGCAGTTGCTCGCTGAAGGGCCTCTGGCCCTTCCTCTTTCGCAGCTGTAGCCTCGCCGCCGACTCTCCATCGCAGCGTTGCAATTGTGGCCTTTTGGATCACCTCAATCTATGCTCTTCCTTTGGCCCTCCCTTGCCATCGCGTCCTCGCCTCCATtctccatcgtcttcttcaatgATCCTCTCTCTCGGACATGTGCGTTGGAacgtgtcgagaaaagttgaccacgtgttaGAAACTCAGACACGTGTTGATTGCGTGTCCGAACATGTCCAAGCATGTCACACACGACATGGATGCTCCGACAACGTATCCATGCTTCATAGATCACAACCAttttaacaagcaattacttaTCAATCACGGCCGATGATCTCCTACTAATGCATaggtttttaaaaatttccacattaaatgaacataaaatagaaattttgtgatgatatcttctttatatatgttttttttttaataactttagACTCAATAAGATGTACAACTGTAGAGATGACAAATAAGCTGAATgtggctttgtttttttttttttttttggttgaaacgAGTGCGAAAaaccatgaaaaaaagaaacggtccgtcaagagaaaaacaaacacttggattaaaaagaaaagtgaagcaAGGTGTTTTGCTGTCGAAGAAACAGAAATGTAAGtttcgatttattttattatttgataaatttttttagaaggCATTATAACTTTCGAATATCCTCATGGAGAATGTGGATGAATTGTCAAGGGCAAATTAGCCCAATAAATATAGAATGACAAACACcgcaaaaactccaaattatgcCTATTAATTATTATGACACAAATACCTTTAACAACCTATAAACTTACTTATTGTGACACaaataccttaattttttttgtatcacaaaaaaattccaaacttatatATGTGCGATATACATACCCTCTATTTCAATTCCAttaatggtatatttgtcatattaGTATatattcaagatttttttttatatggaacAAGTTTCGGGTATTTGTGTCACTGTAAACAAGTATACGATTTTAggtaataaaaatgaaatctGAGATATTTATATTACAATGAgcataatttggatttttaagaTATCAattcaaaacagaaaaattagaGAAGTTGTGgaagaaaagttttttttggTTGTAGAAATTTTCCATCGACTTTAtgtaaaatttgttaaattcatAAACACTTAAAAACCAATTAAAATATGGAAGTACTAAGATATAGAATCGTACAAAATAGGGTTTCATATCTTTTCGGAAGCTAAACTatattttttccccattttcaaatttcagaagGAAAAAACTTATTGGTACGAGGTAGACGCAGACAAAAAAGGTCCCGAATTCTGTCCATCCTCCATCCTCAAGACTTGCCCAGATTGAATTTGCTGAAAAcctaaaaattcgatttttagtCAACTAAACGACTAGAAAATCGAGTCCCCTTTGTTGGAGAAAGCATTTGATTTGATCTTTGACTCCAATTCTAATCACATAGATTGCAGATTAATTGATTCAGtcaattcatgaaaatattctAATTCAAGAATAAAATAGGAAGATGATATCGTATATAttcttttcgaatttttttagtaCTATAAACACATGAATATACATGTACAAACACATCGTTGAGAAATATAGTCACATTTTATCcaaacttctcttcttttctttatcaatttCTCTGACCCTTTTGCCCCAGTTGAATTGCTAAAATCCTAGCGAGAAGGGGCTGATGCCTGTATTAATCGTTGGACCTCAGCAAGTCCCTGAAAAGGCTTACTTTCGGTGAAATATGATATAATTGGAGggtatccttttttttttagaagaaaaatgtACAAGGGGGCCAAagttgtcttctttcttttcaatttctgtcACCCTTTTGCCCCCAAATTGAATTTGCTAAAACCCTAGCCAGGAGGGGTTTATGCCTATGCTGGCTGCTGAGGAGGGATcatccctctctcctccttctctctctctctctctcaggttgCCGCTCTGCACAGTACAGTCCCTGAAGTCCGTTCATTTCAATCGACCCTTCGCAATTCATCGGCGGATTCTCCATCGTCTCGCCATCTATGCACCGAAAGGTGAGACCTTTCCCTCGGAACACCCATATCTGCGACAACCCATCATGCTAAAGAAGTGCGTCAGCGCTCGCCATCGATTCTTCAGCTCGAGGAGAGCGGTTTCGACGTGTGCCCTCCGAGCGGAGCCTCCGGCTTCTGTGGCTCCCGGCAATTCGGCCGATCATGGGTCCTTGACTCTGTCTTTGCTGGAGCAGCTCATTCGGCGGGGGCAGTTCTCGTCCGCGCGGAGCGTGGTTCGGCGGATGATAATTCGTGCTCCGTCGGCTCCTGATGCGGTCTCGGCAGTCAATTATCTGGCTTCGCGAGGATTGGACCTCGACTTGAATAGCTGCGGCGCGCTCCTGCGGAAGCTCGTGCAGTGTGGTGAGTACCGGTTGGCTGAGGCGTGGTATAATGAGAACGTTGTCGATAGAGGCATCGTTCCTGATTCTTGTATGATGGATCCTATGATTGTTTGCTTGTGTAAGTTGGGGAAACTCGGTGAGGCAAAGAGGGAGTTTGATAGGTGTGTTGAGTTGGGTGCATTACCAAATGTGCAAGCTTGTGATGCAATTTTTCGAGAACTTTGTGCGCGAGGAATGGCTTTGGAAGCGTTTGATTTCTTTGTGGGATTGATTGGTGCAGGGGTCAGTATGAGGATTGGTTGTTATAATCAGTTGATAGACGCATTGTGTTTGAAGGGATACATGGATGAAGCAGTTAAAGTATTCTGCTTGCAGCAGGAGATCACGGAGCTTCCCCCGACACTCCATCAGTATAAATCACTGTTTTATGGTCTTTGTAAGAGAGGGCGGATTGTGGAGGCGGAGCAACTATCGATAGAGATGGAAGCACAGGGCTTTTTTGTTGATAAAGTTATGTATAACTGTCTAATTTTTGGGTATAGCAAGGATAGGAAAATGAAGATGGCAGTGAGGATTTTCTTTAGGATGCTGAAACTGGGTTGTGAGGTAGATGATCATACCTTTAACACATTAATTTATGGGTTCATGAAGTGGGGTATATTTGATAAAGGCTGGGCAATGTACAAACAAATGGTGGACTCTGGAATACAGCCTACTGTGGTCACTTACCACATCATGATAAGCAACTATTGCAGAGAAGGGGAAGTGGACTGTGCATTGCAGCTGTTAAATGAGATGCTTGTCTGCGATATAACTCCTAGTGTGCACTCTTATACAACTTTGATTGCTTCACTTTACAAGAAAGACAAGTTGACTGAAGCAGATGAATTGTGCAAAAGGATGTTGGACAATGGGGTTCTCCCTGACcctatttttttccttgttgTCATAAGGATGCACCCGAGAGGGTGTGAACTTCAGCTTGCTTATATGATGTTGCAAGCTATTGGCAATTCTGTGTCCTTAGCTTCTAATACTTGGGATGACAGCATGGATTTTGGGCAAAACATTGAGCATCTACTTGAGGGAATCGCAAGAAAGGATTTGAATCTGGCCAGTATTGCTTTTGCTATTTGCATTAGTGCTTTATGTGAGAGAGGAGATATTGATGCTGCTATTCTCCTTGTGGATAAAGCAGATAGTGTTGGATGCCAACTGATGCTTTTTACATATAATTCACTTATCAAGTGTCTATGCTACAAAGGGCTATTTGAGGAAGCTGAATCCCTCCATGATCTAATACAAGACAGGGGTATAGTTCCAGACTTGGAAACTTACCTAATAATGATAAATGGTTATTGCAAGCAAGGGAATTTGCAGTCAGCTTATCGCGTCATGGACCAAATTAGTGAGAGAGGACTGAAGCCCAATGTCGCCATGTATGACTGCATTATAGGTTCTCTAAGCAGTATAAAGAGAATTTCTGAGGCAGAAGACCTTTTCAAGAGAATGCTTGAGGATGGCGTGGATCCTGATGAGACTATATACATGACGATGATAAATGCTTATGCCAGAAGTGGAAGACTTCTTGAAGCTAGCGAattgtttgataaaatgataGATAATTTTATCAAGCCAACTTCATATTCCTATACTGCACTTATAAATGGCTTGGTAAAGAGAGATATGACTGAGAAGGGGTGCATATACCTTGATAAGATGATTGGAGATGGTTATGAGCCAAATAACGTGCTCTATACCTCCCTTATTGGCCATTATTTAAGAGGAGGAGAGTTTAAATTTGCCTTTATGCTAGTTGATTTGATGTACAAAAACCAGATCAAATGTGATCTCGTCACCTATATTGTTGTGTTACGGGGTGTATGCAGACATATCAGTGGCATAAAGCATAAATGGGGCATCACAAGTAGAGCATCTTATAAAGCAAGAAAAATGCTGTTTGATTTGCTACAGAGTAGGAGTTTGGCAACAATTGATAGAAACCTTAAAGTTCCTGTAAATTTGCCAGAAGCAATGAAGCACTTTGCATTGAATCTGTTCAAGAAAATTAAGGATAGTGAATTTATGCCAAATCTATTCCTATATAATGGCTTAATATCTGGTTTTTGCCGAGCGAACATGATTGAGGATGCCTATCACCATGTTGAGTTGATGCAAAGAGAGGGGTTACAACCCAATCAGGTGACTTATACAATTCTGATAGGGGAGCACATAAATCGAGGTGAAATTGATAGTGCTGTTGGCTTATTCAACAAGATGAATGCTGATGGTTGTCTTCCGGATGGACTTGCATACAATAGGTTAGTGAGAGGCCTTTGTAGTTGTGGAAGGCTGTTGGATGGGTTATCGCTTGTTTATGCAATGCATAAGAGGGGTTTATTTCCGAGTAAGTTGTCTTATAATTGTTTATTGAACCAACTTTGCTCAAGCGGATTGAATATTCATGCCTTCAAGATATTTGAAGAAATGCTTACCCATAACATCATTCCGAGCGTTCGCTGCTCTAATTTGCTGCATTCCAACTTATGTGTAAGTGGGAGGTGGCATGAAGCTCAAATAATCCACCATTTGATGCATAAAGAGGAAAATGTCTCTGGACAACTCAATGAGAAGGTTTTTGGTTGACTCATGCTATAGATAAGGAGATCTCCATTTGGCTATCTATGAGAAAACAAATGGTTTTGTTATGGGGGAACTTTACTGGAAGTTGGTATTACTATATCCTTGGTCCTTCTTTATCAGTTGTCATTTCAATTGGCAATCTTAATCATTGGAAAAGTTAGAAACTCATTGCTAAGGGCCATCTCACCCTCTTACCAGAGAGGAGGAAGCTCTTCTTGCACTTCTCTGCACATGTGAAAGACATGGTTGTGCTGCTTTTGACTATTTGGTAAGTCGATCTTTGAACTTCCTCTATCATGTTATTTTTACCATATGTATCATGAGTTGCTTTTTTAGTTAACCATCAAACCGGGACATGCTATAACTAATTTTGCTGATATGCCACTGATAGATATCATTAACAATGGTTGCCACTTGAGGCTTCACAATGTGGCTCTAAGGAAAAGTTAAACGTACATGATCTACCATCATGTTGCAGACTGCAAAGAATCTGATTTTTTACCTGACTACTATCAGTGTGAAGCAACTGTACCATCGTCATCAACCACCCAAATGTACCTTCATGTATCTATTTCATGATATGGGGACATAAATCATGATGGTTCACTTAGCCGAGGGGTTTACTTGCATAATTGATGGATTTACCTAATTTAATCACTGTCTCTAATAGAAAAGTtcatgcattattttttttacgcAAATCATACGTGTGTCCCTGTGTTCATAATCCTTGGTGGAAATGCAAGGTCTAGAGTGCATCTCAAATCAAGTCCTACCCCAGCCTCCAGAATGATTAGTTCTTGAAGGACAGAGTTTGACCTTCTGCTAACTTAGTCATATGTTGCATATTGATGGTCTTGTATGTCAGTTGACAATTTGCATctcatattgaaatttttcattagGCACACATGTACTTTTTCTACATGATTTTGTTGGCAAAAGAATGATAAACTGATTTCTTTACCCTTTTTCTGATCCTTGTGATCTGGCTTAATGTATTTTAAGGTGGATGTTGCTGTGGAAGCATTTGGATTCTAGACAATAAGCACTTTACACAGTAACTCAGCAAATGGTAAGTAAATTCTATTTGCaagtctttttaaaaaatcagaGATTTAAGAATTATTGGATGGAACATTTACTTCAGTTTTCATGTCAAGTCACTCGTTGTTTACTTAATGCTACTGCAGTTGTGGAGTTGTTTGAGCTTCTTTGGCTGCTTGAGTTGGTAGTCATGCTGAGTTAACTGATGCATTGCCTTTTAGTGCATTATGGGAAGTGAACGGAAGAGAAAAGCATGCGAGTGTGGCATCTGAGAATCAGTAATTCATCTCATGTATGATTTCTGCCCATCATACAATTCCAGAATGCTTTTTGCAGCATTGTCATTTAAAGAAAAGGTTAGCTTCCATTTTCATCATCTGTTATTGGAGGGGGAAAATGTCAAATGTCACTAATTCCTTCAATATACTGAGGTTCtgtttgaaaatttaattttactgttgaatttttttttgcttggttTACCACACTCTAGAGCAGTTTGCTAGTACGTAAGATCATGGTGATCATGCTGTGTCCAAATAGAGATAAGCAAAAAGAGAACACTTGAGCTTTGGCTCACCTCATGCCTCATTCCCTAAGACACACATGTACTTTAATTGTACGCATGCATGCACTCACACATGCACTGTTGCATATGCTCacactgtcaaatggaggtcTGCTGCCTGATGAAGGTCGTTAAAATATTCTCTCTTGTTGGACAAAACTTCTCATCTGCCAATGACTATCttattgatatatttatatctCCACTTGCCAATTTGTATTTTCTTGCAGTGTTGatgtcattatttttcttttaagagcTAAAATTGAGCAAGTCATATGGATATCTATCACTCTTGATAGCAGGTCCTAGCAGTTAATTTGAAATTTCCTCCCGGTCCAGTAATCCATTGTACATCTAATTAAAATGTCATTGTAAATGTACTGAATCAGCTGGATGAGACCTCCTCATGGCATGGTGGGTTTCCATGGAATTGTGTTCCTATAGTTTGGACCCCTTTCTTTGGTGAGAAAAAGAACCACTTTGGGTCAGTGATGGACTGGCCAGAATTGAACGTGGCATAACTCGGGGCAAGATGGTATTCGTGGGGCAATTTGTCTGATCCCTAACATCGAGGTGGACCTATTGATTTCAAGTGAAGGATTGGGTCACAGCTACCGTTACTTTCCATTTCTGGATCTGCAAGAGTATCAGGTAGTTTGGATTTGGTCTGGTAATCAaagttttcatgaaaatttactaaatttaaTTGCACTGGCTTTAATCTTGCTTTATGTGTTTCTGGGTTATTGTTAGAGTGTTTCTCAACGCCTAATAAATGTTTGGGTATGTCTATGTTGCCCCGTGGCACTGTGCCTCCTGGTCCTTGGTACTGctaaattcttttgttttcaccAGTCCATTGAAATGTGCtcttttcattgaaaatatatgtagagtgtgattattattttaaaattttttaaggcACTTTATATTGGACTACAACAATCAAACTAATTTATGACAGCCTATGAAAACCGGGGCACCACAGAAACGCCGTAAATTTTGATACTTAGCTTAGTAGAATTCTGACGCAAGTCTGCTTTATGATTTTCAAAAGGGCATATGGATCTGCTTTATCATTGATGATTGTTATGAGAATGGTTTGTTACTCTCATTAGGATTTTTAGCTGACAAGCTAAATTCTTCCTCTATGCATCATTCAAGATTTTGCTTATTCATTCCATGGAGACCCACAAACATATGTAGCACAGTTCAATCTTGTTGAACTGATAAATGGTAATTTGTGGTTCTATGGATCTCATGACCTTTTCTCTTATTAGTGCCTCTAATCAGTGAGGTGATCTCGAAAATGATATTCTTTTGAGTAGTATTCTCCTCTGTGACCCTGTCCAATGAAATATATCCGAGTATTATCTATTCGACTCCATCAAGCTGTTGGTGGCCATGTAATTTTTCATGTGAAAATAACTCAAGAGGATAATCTTATGTTTCACTGGTATGG
This region includes:
- the LOC104440733 gene encoding pentatricopeptide repeat-containing protein At5g62370, which codes for MPMLAAEEGSSLSPPSLSLSLRLPLCTVQSLKSVHFNRPFAIHRRILHRLAIYAPKGETFPSEHPYLRQPIMLKKCVSARHRFFSSRRAVSTCALRAEPPASVAPGNSADHGSLTLSLLEQLIRRGQFSSARSVVRRMIIRAPSAPDAVSAVNYLASRGLDLDLNSCGALLRKLVQCGEYRLAEAWYNENVVDRGIVPDSCMMDPMIVCLCKLGKLGEAKREFDRCVELGALPNVQACDAIFRELCARGMALEAFDFFVGLIGAGVSMRIGCYNQLIDALCLKGYMDEAVKVFCLQQEITELPPTLHQYKSLFYGLCKRGRIVEAEQLSIEMEAQGFFVDKVMYNCLIFGYSKDRKMKMAVRIFFRMLKLGCEVDDHTFNTLIYGFMKWGIFDKGWAMYKQMVDSGIQPTVVTYHIMISNYCREGEVDCALQLLNEMLVCDITPSVHSYTTLIASLYKKDKLTEADELCKRMLDNGVLPDPIFFLVVIRMHPRGCELQLAYMMLQAIGNSVSLASNTWDDSMDFGQNIEHLLEGIARKDLNLASIAFAICISALCERGDIDAAILLVDKADSVGCQLMLFTYNSLIKCLCYKGLFEEAESLHDLIQDRGIVPDLETYLIMINGYCKQGNLQSAYRVMDQISERGLKPNVAMYDCIIGSLSSIKRISEAEDLFKRMLEDGVDPDETIYMTMINAYARSGRLLEASELFDKMIDNFIKPTSYSYTALINGLVKRDMTEKGCIYLDKMIGDGYEPNNVLYTSLIGHYLRGGEFKFAFMLVDLMYKNQIKCDLVTYIVVLRGVCRHISGIKHKWGITSRASYKARKMLFDLLQSRSLATIDRNLKVPVNLPEAMKHFALNLFKKIKDSEFMPNLFLYNGLISGFCRANMIEDAYHHVELMQREGLQPNQVTYTILIGEHINRGEIDSAVGLFNKMNADGCLPDGLAYNRLVRGLCSCGRLLDGLSLVYAMHKRGLFPSKLSYNCLLNQLCSSGLNIHAFKIFEEMLTHNIIPSVRCSNLLHSNLCVSGRWHEAQIIHHLMHKEENVSGQLNEKVFG